A section of the Acidobacterium capsulatum ATCC 51196 genome encodes:
- the nadC gene encoding carboxylating nicotinate-nucleotide diphosphorylase, producing the protein MMEWKSKKIEAILEGALKEDKATRDVTTDITVDADLRASATVIARQDLTLSGLGCIPRFLEIFAALDSRKHRRYEIVSHPEMFDGVRVKNGQAIAVIRHNARVILACERVILNLMQRMSGIATMTRRYVDAIEGTEARVLDTRKTVPGLRMLDKYAVCCGGGENHRLDLSDGILIKNNHISLGGGVARVLESAHKKRQPGQTIDIEVRNFEELKTALEYGAESLLLDNMTPAEVKKAVAMVKEHDEKIPTEASGNITLENIRKYAQTGVTYISVGALTHSVMAADISMRITAEIY; encoded by the coding sequence ATGATGGAATGGAAGAGCAAAAAGATTGAAGCCATTCTGGAAGGCGCGCTGAAAGAAGACAAGGCGACGCGGGATGTGACGACGGACATCACGGTGGATGCCGACCTGCGAGCTTCTGCTACCGTGATTGCGCGGCAGGACCTGACGTTGAGCGGGCTGGGATGTATTCCGCGATTTCTGGAGATATTTGCGGCGCTCGACAGCCGCAAGCATCGCCGGTATGAAATTGTGAGCCACCCGGAGATGTTTGATGGCGTGCGGGTGAAGAACGGGCAGGCGATAGCCGTAATTCGTCACAATGCGCGTGTCATTTTAGCCTGCGAGCGGGTGATTCTGAACCTGATGCAGCGCATGAGCGGCATTGCGACGATGACGCGGCGCTATGTGGACGCGATTGAAGGCACCGAAGCACGTGTGCTGGACACGCGAAAGACTGTTCCGGGGCTTCGTATGTTGGACAAGTACGCGGTGTGCTGTGGCGGCGGTGAAAATCACCGGCTGGACCTGTCAGACGGCATTCTGATCAAGAACAATCACATCTCGCTGGGCGGCGGCGTGGCCCGGGTGCTGGAGAGCGCGCACAAGAAGCGGCAGCCCGGACAGACGATTGACATTGAAGTGCGCAACTTTGAGGAATTGAAGACAGCACTGGAATATGGAGCCGAGTCACTGCTGCTGGATAACATGACTCCGGCTGAGGTGAAGAAGGCCGTGGCGATGGTGAAGGAGCACGACGAGAAGATTCCGACCGAAGCATCAGGCAATATTACGCTCGAGAACATTCGCAAATATGCGCAGACTGGCGTGACGTATATCTCAGTGGGAGCGTTGACGCACTCGGTGATGGCGGCGGACATCAGCATGCGCATCACGGCGGAGATTTACTAA
- a CDS encoding valine--tRNA ligase, giving the protein MTESPSQGTRRDLPKAYDPTAIEDRWAEYWVREKLFDVPPAEQKPVDPANVFTMLLPPPNVTGNLHMGHMFEHAESDILTRWHRMKGKTTLWVPGTDHAGIATQLMVERQLKTEGKTRQEMGREAFVDRVWQWKEHYGGAILGQMRRLGTSVDWSREYFTMDENLSAAVREAFVTMHEQGLIYRGAYIVNWCPRCQTAISDLEVVHEEQQGSIWEIRYPVIEEPGEFVTVATTRPETMLGDVAVAVHPDDERYRHLHGKRLRLPLVGREIPIVTDTWVSAEFGTGAVKVTPAHDPNDFAIGQRHGLASISVMDDTAHMTADTGTYAGLERYEARQRVLADLEAQGLLVAVKAHANSVGKCDRCKTVVEPRLSTQWFLKIQPLADKAIAAVEQGYIRFTPEQHAKTYFEWMRNIHDWCLSRQLWWGHRIPAWHCGTCQQVTVARETPAQCVHCGSEKLTQETDVLDTWFSSGLLPCSVFGWPRHTKDLDAFYPTQQLVTGFDILFFWVARMIMLGCHFMLDVPMADGSERTLKDAVPFREVHIHALVRDADRQKMSKTKGNVVDPIEIVGRFGTDAVRFTLAAMASPGTDIAFSEARTEGYRAFANKIWNAARFIFMNVERAEQAGVNVEAAKVMAAPMLGKDAALEARWIVSRLQATAADVNRALEEYRFHEAANLVYQFFWGEFCDWYLEAVKLRLDFNETAGQSVSKSASQQEALTTLLQVFEAALRMLSPFMPFLTEELWHAFWNGAPPAKSIALTRYPLGEDALRDAQAENDFALLQELIVQVRAARKDLGVEEKALVPVRVRAEGGAAAAIAANAAMVEKLARVAGIEQVAAVPEGAGVRSTPQFDVQVVYEKKIDVAAERERLTKEIARYEKEQANAERQLGNEAFLSKAPANVVEGLRTRAAELVLLLEKARAGLSELKEATN; this is encoded by the coding sequence ATGACCGAGAGCCCCTCGCAGGGGACGCGCCGCGACCTGCCCAAAGCCTACGACCCGACCGCGATTGAAGATCGCTGGGCCGAGTACTGGGTTCGCGAGAAGCTGTTTGATGTTCCCCCGGCAGAGCAGAAGCCGGTGGACCCGGCAAATGTATTCACGATGCTGCTGCCGCCGCCGAATGTGACGGGCAACCTGCACATGGGGCATATGTTTGAGCACGCGGAATCGGACATTCTGACGCGCTGGCACCGGATGAAGGGTAAGACGACGCTGTGGGTTCCGGGCACGGACCATGCGGGCATTGCCACGCAGTTGATGGTGGAGCGGCAGTTGAAGACCGAAGGCAAGACGCGACAGGAGATGGGCCGCGAAGCCTTTGTGGACCGCGTGTGGCAGTGGAAGGAACACTACGGCGGCGCGATTCTTGGGCAGATGCGGCGGCTGGGCACGAGCGTGGACTGGTCGCGCGAATATTTCACGATGGATGAGAATCTGTCGGCGGCGGTGCGCGAAGCATTTGTGACGATGCATGAGCAGGGGCTGATCTATCGCGGAGCCTACATCGTGAACTGGTGCCCGCGCTGCCAGACGGCGATCAGCGATCTGGAAGTGGTGCATGAGGAGCAGCAGGGGTCGATCTGGGAGATTCGCTATCCGGTGATTGAAGAGCCTGGCGAATTTGTAACCGTGGCGACGACAAGACCGGAGACGATGCTGGGCGACGTGGCGGTGGCGGTGCATCCCGACGATGAACGGTACCGGCATCTGCATGGCAAGCGGCTGCGGCTGCCCCTGGTGGGCCGCGAGATTCCCATTGTGACCGACACGTGGGTGAGCGCGGAGTTTGGCACGGGCGCGGTGAAGGTGACGCCGGCGCATGATCCGAACGACTTTGCGATTGGGCAGCGGCACGGGCTCGCGTCGATCAGCGTGATGGATGACACGGCGCACATGACGGCGGATACCGGCACCTACGCCGGGCTGGAACGCTATGAGGCGCGGCAGCGCGTGCTGGCGGACCTGGAAGCGCAGGGATTGCTGGTGGCGGTGAAGGCGCATGCGAACTCCGTGGGCAAGTGCGACCGTTGCAAGACGGTGGTAGAGCCGCGGCTTTCGACGCAATGGTTCTTGAAGATTCAGCCGCTGGCCGATAAGGCGATCGCCGCTGTGGAGCAAGGATATATTCGCTTCACGCCGGAGCAGCATGCGAAGACCTATTTTGAGTGGATGCGCAACATTCATGACTGGTGCCTGTCGCGGCAGTTGTGGTGGGGGCACCGGATTCCGGCATGGCATTGCGGCACCTGCCAGCAGGTGACGGTGGCACGCGAGACTCCGGCGCAGTGCGTGCATTGCGGCAGCGAGAAGCTGACGCAGGAGACGGACGTGCTGGACACGTGGTTCTCTTCAGGACTGCTGCCCTGCTCAGTGTTTGGATGGCCCCGGCATACGAAGGATCTGGACGCGTTTTATCCGACGCAGCAACTGGTAACGGGCTTTGACATTCTGTTTTTCTGGGTGGCGCGCATGATTATGCTGGGCTGCCACTTCATGCTGGATGTGCCGATGGCCGATGGCAGCGAGCGCACGCTGAAGGATGCTGTGCCGTTTCGCGAGGTGCATATTCATGCGCTGGTGCGCGATGCGGACCGGCAGAAGATGTCAAAGACCAAGGGCAACGTGGTGGACCCGATTGAGATTGTGGGCCGCTTTGGCACCGATGCCGTGCGATTTACGCTGGCGGCGATGGCCTCGCCGGGCACCGATATTGCCTTCAGCGAAGCGCGCACGGAGGGATACCGCGCATTTGCCAACAAGATATGGAATGCGGCGCGGTTCATCTTTATGAACGTGGAGCGCGCGGAGCAGGCCGGAGTGAATGTGGAGGCGGCGAAGGTGATGGCCGCGCCGATGCTGGGCAAGGATGCGGCTCTGGAAGCGCGGTGGATCGTGTCGCGGCTGCAGGCGACAGCGGCTGACGTGAATCGGGCGCTGGAGGAGTACCGCTTTCATGAGGCGGCGAACCTGGTGTACCAGTTCTTCTGGGGCGAGTTTTGCGACTGGTACCTGGAGGCGGTGAAGCTGCGGCTGGATTTCAATGAAACAGCGGGGCAGTCAGTCAGCAAATCAGCCAGTCAGCAAGAAGCATTAACAACTCTGCTGCAGGTGTTTGAGGCTGCGCTGCGCATGCTCTCGCCCTTCATGCCGTTTTTGACGGAAGAGCTTTGGCATGCGTTCTGGAATGGCGCACCGCCGGCGAAGTCGATTGCGCTGACACGGTATCCGCTGGGCGAAGATGCGCTGCGCGATGCGCAGGCGGAGAATGACTTTGCGCTGCTGCAGGAGTTGATTGTGCAGGTGCGTGCGGCACGCAAGGATCTTGGCGTGGAAGAGAAAGCGCTGGTTCCGGTGCGGGTGCGAGCGGAGGGCGGAGCAGCGGCAGCGATTGCCGCGAATGCAGCGATGGTGGAGAAGCTGGCCCGCGTGGCGGGCATTGAGCAAGTGGCTGCGGTGCCGGAAGGCGCAGGCGTGCGATCGACTCCGCAGTTTGACGTGCAGGTGGTCTACGAAAAGAAGATTGACGTGGCTGCGGAGCGCGAACGCCTGACCAAGGAAATCGCGCGCTACGAGAAAGAGCAAGCGAATGCGGAACGGCAACTTGGCAATGAGGCGTTTTTGAGCAAGGCTCCCGCAAATGTGGTGGAAGGGCTGCGCACGCGCGCGGCAGAACTTGTGTTGCTGCTGGAGAAGGCGCGCGCTGGACTGAGTGAGTTGAAAGAAGCAACGAATTAA
- a CDS encoding outer membrane protein assembly factor BamD has protein sequence MNRLVKGVTALCVGAALCSAPNAFARKHHHKKKTRFSQVDTNPLANLKTKQPDAELFNKAMKSMRKGRYDVARLELETLLNTYPDSEYAMRAKLAVADSWFKEGGTAALEQAEAEYKDFITFFPNTPEAAEAQMKVGDIYYMQMERPDRDPTNAVAAEQQYRTMIEQFPDSTLIPEAKQKLRNVQEVLAQAQFEVGTYYSTTEDWPGAIARLETVADLYPLYSKVDADLLLMGDDYANEAQAVSRMRMPAKAKTELLNYYNGRAADAWSAIVEKYPMSPNAENAKDRLIAMGLKIPTPTPEALAESEAMEASMVPVKFKTRALDFFSRAGATPVQAVRVGNPTLTDPPQTYAPAIARQQKAVFIAALRNEPLPTANDENQSTVEAQSGPHMATPSEIRAADKNSNGEQSTPTASFEDVPTGNADTSSDTTTVDAQGGVKTSVHQTPQENSEPAGPDRPAEINGAAIAPSVNTPIAGPVGSSGPKALPAAEKPAEAPSQINDVPDTARGHAMNQAANGKHKKKKAAFNSKEESSSRHKKKKGLHRWLNPF, from the coding sequence CTTTTTAACAAGGCAATGAAGTCGATGCGCAAGGGCCGCTACGATGTGGCGCGCCTGGAGCTGGAGACGCTGCTGAATACGTATCCGGACTCAGAGTATGCGATGCGTGCGAAGCTGGCGGTGGCCGATTCGTGGTTCAAGGAAGGCGGCACCGCGGCGCTGGAGCAGGCTGAGGCCGAGTACAAGGACTTCATCACGTTCTTCCCTAATACGCCAGAAGCTGCCGAGGCGCAGATGAAGGTGGGCGACATCTATTACATGCAGATGGAGCGTCCGGACCGCGACCCGACCAATGCTGTGGCGGCCGAGCAGCAATACCGCACGATGATTGAGCAGTTCCCGGACTCGACACTGATTCCGGAGGCGAAGCAGAAGCTGCGCAACGTGCAGGAAGTGCTGGCGCAGGCACAGTTTGAGGTGGGTACGTACTACTCGACCACCGAGGATTGGCCGGGCGCGATTGCGCGTCTGGAAACGGTGGCCGATCTGTATCCGCTCTACAGCAAGGTAGACGCCGATCTGCTGCTGATGGGCGATGACTATGCGAACGAAGCGCAGGCGGTGAGCCGCATGCGCATGCCGGCCAAGGCGAAGACGGAGCTGCTGAACTATTACAACGGCCGGGCAGCGGATGCGTGGAGCGCGATTGTGGAGAAGTATCCGATGTCGCCCAACGCGGAAAACGCGAAGGACCGCCTGATTGCGATGGGACTGAAGATTCCGACGCCGACGCCGGAGGCTCTGGCCGAGAGCGAGGCGATGGAAGCCAGCATGGTTCCGGTGAAGTTCAAGACGCGTGCACTGGACTTTTTCAGCCGCGCGGGCGCGACGCCGGTGCAGGCCGTGCGTGTGGGTAACCCGACGCTGACAGATCCGCCGCAGACGTATGCGCCGGCGATCGCACGGCAGCAAAAGGCCGTATTCATTGCCGCGCTGAGGAATGAACCGCTGCCGACGGCGAATGATGAGAACCAGAGCACGGTAGAGGCGCAGAGCGGCCCGCACATGGCAACGCCCTCTGAGATTCGTGCGGCTGATAAGAACAGCAACGGCGAGCAGTCCACGCCCACAGCCTCATTTGAAGATGTACCGACGGGCAATGCGGACACGAGCAGCGATACGACGACGGTGGACGCGCAGGGCGGCGTGAAGACGTCGGTTCACCAGACACCGCAGGAGAACTCAGAACCGGCAGGGCCGGATCGTCCGGCGGAGATCAACGGCGCGGCGATTGCGCCTTCGGTGAATACGCCAATTGCAGGCCCGGTTGGCTCCTCGGGACCGAAGGCTCTGCCAGCGGCGGAGAAGCCGGCGGAGGCGCCCAGCCAGATCAACGATGTGCCCGACACAGCTCGCGGCCATGCCATGAATCAGGCGGCCAACGGCAAGCACAAGAAGAAGAAGGCCGCGTTTAACTCGAAGGAAGAGTCGTCGAGCAGGCACAAGAAGAAGAAGGGCTTGCATCGCTGGCTGAATCCGTTCTAA